The Desulfuromonas versatilis genome has a segment encoding these proteins:
- a CDS encoding tetratricopeptide repeat protein: MEIQKLKKKLLKEELRERRKRNKKRRWTLVGLILLAGLAAGAGGTYYLRASESQLLERIQQAELLVHQEQFEKAADLYRQIHSRHRSSSLAPQALFSAGEILNLYLGNYQEAVLVFLLLEHDYPDSDLVLKAQEQVAEIYKNRLRDYNRAIVAYQKLLDSGAANPDRLQYEAADCYFRLNNFEQARIELESLVKAFPESPLLPEVHYRVAVTYSLEGLLKQAEAAYRRVIADWPESPYTIEARFGLASVLEEEERLDESLAILESLAGIYPNGEALAKKTDQVRERIRKKKAP, translated from the coding sequence ATGGAGATTCAGAAGCTGAAGAAGAAGCTTTTGAAGGAGGAGTTGAGGGAGCGCCGGAAGAGGAATAAGAAGCGGCGTTGGACGCTGGTGGGGCTGATCCTGCTGGCGGGCCTGGCTGCCGGGGCAGGCGGTACCTATTACCTCCGCGCCAGCGAGTCTCAGTTGCTGGAGCGAATCCAGCAGGCCGAACTGCTGGTTCACCAGGAGCAGTTCGAAAAAGCCGCGGACCTTTACCGGCAGATCCACTCCCGGCATCGCTCCTCGAGCCTGGCTCCCCAGGCCCTCTTTTCCGCCGGTGAGATCCTCAATCTCTATCTGGGCAACTACCAGGAAGCGGTCCTGGTCTTTCTGCTGCTGGAGCACGACTACCCCGATTCGGACCTGGTGCTGAAAGCCCAGGAGCAGGTGGCGGAGATTTACAAAAACCGCCTGCGGGACTACAATCGGGCCATCGTCGCCTATCAAAAACTGCTGGACAGCGGGGCGGCCAACCCCGACCGGCTCCAATACGAGGCCGCTGACTGCTATTTTCGCCTGAATAACTTCGAGCAGGCGCGCATCGAGCTGGAAAGCCTGGTCAAGGCCTTTCCCGAGAGCCCCCTGCTGCCCGAGGTCCATTATCGGGTAGCGGTGACCTATTCCCTGGAGGGCCTGTTAAAGCAGGCCGAGGCCGCCTATCGGCGGGTGATCGCCGACTGGCCGGAAAGCCCCTACACCATCGAGGCGCGCTTCGGCCTGGCCAGCGTGCTCGAGGAGGAGGAGAGGCTGGACGAATCCCTGGCAATCCTGGAGAGCCTCGCCGGGATCTATCCGAACGGGGAGGCCCTGGCGAAAAAAACCGACCAGGTCCGCGAACGCATCCGCAAGAAAAAGGCTCCCTAG